The nucleotide window ATCAGCCACCCGGCCTCATTCCGCAGATATCTATGGGAGCGATTCGTCCGGATCCTCCCCCTGCCCCTCCGCGCGATCCATTATATCGACGCCGAGATCGACGCTACCGCGGAAGCCATGCGTCTTTCCGAACTGATTGCCGGGCATCGCGTCGATGTAGGCTTTGTGGGAATCGGCGAAAACGGGCACCTCGCGTTTAACGACCCGCCCGCGGATTTCGAGACGACAGCGCCCTACCTTGTCGCGACGCTCGATGAAGCGTGCCGCCGGCAGCAGCTGGGAGAAGGGTGGTTCGCGACGCTGGGGGACGTGCCGCGGACGGCTGTATCCATGTCGGTCCACCGGATCATGGCCAGCGAAGCGATCATTTGCACGGTCCCTGAAGCCCGAAAAGCGCATGCGGTGCGCGGTGCGGTGGAGGGGCCCGTCACGCCGGCGGTGCCGGCGTCGATCCTGCAGCGTCATCCGCAATGTGGGATCTTCCTGGACGGCGAGGCCGCGGCGAGGCTCAGC belongs to Rhodothermales bacterium and includes:
- a CDS encoding glucosamine-6-phosphate deaminase, which produces MQLTLSSDKRACGMAAAEAGARLLRAALDRAGHATIVLATGASQFEMLAHLASLPDIAWQRVTAFHLDEYAGLPISHPASFRRYLWERFVRILPLPLRAIHYIDAEIDATAEAMRLSELIAGHRVDVGFVGIGENGHLAFNDPPADFETTAPYLVATLDEACRRQQLGEGWFATLGDVPRTAVSMSVHRIMASEAIICTVPEARKAHAVRGAVEGPVTPAVPASILQRHPQCGIFLDGEAAARLSR